The Methanomicrobiales archaeon genome contains the following window.
CCGGAGTATATCGCGCCATTATAGTATGCTCCGTATTGGTACCCTCGTACACCATGCCATTACAGCGAGTATCGTGCAGGCTATCGTAGCATCGGTCCCCACAGGGCTTCCTGTTGCTCTTCCCCGGATACGCCCTGCCATCACAGCAGGTACCAGTGTTTTTATGGCAGGTATCCACACAGGGCAGTCGCATCCAGACCGTGGCATGCCTTATGGCGAAACTAATCGCTGCAATCTCGCTTCAGAGGTTCTCCCGTCTTTACTCCCCGGAAGGGTTGAGATCCTCGGGCCAGTTGATCCGAAGCCCAGAGACACTCGGTTCTGGAGTTCAGAGGTATTGCGTGGAACCGGTGTGCAAGGAGGAGTGTAACAGGAAAGTTTAGTTACAACCCTGAAGGATACGGACAGGTATAGTGACACAGTTCCGGGGCATAAGGGGATCCGATGTGGTCAAGGCTCTCGTTCGCGCGGGCGGTATCGTGTGACAGGGCAAAGGGGATCATCGGAACATCAGGATGCCGAATGGGCAGCTGATCACCATCCCGATATCCAGGGAGCTGAAGATTGGTCTCCTCAAAGCGGTAATAAAGAGAGCGGGGCTGGCCGAAGAAGAGTTTGAACGGTTGCTATCGGGGGAAGATCTATGCTAGAATATACCGTGTTGATACACCCGGCTGAAGAAGGAGGCTACTGGGCCGATGTTCCGGCACTCCCGAGATGTTTCAGTCAGGGTGACACGATCGATGAGACGATGAGAAATATCAAAGAGGCGATTGAGGCACACATTCTGGCACTGCACGAGGAGGATGAGAAGACTCCACCAGAAGAGGAGCTAATCATTGGCAGGGTCCGGGTGGAAGCCGCAGAAGTGTGAGAATCACCCCATTTTACAATTACCGGGTGCCTGTTGCCATTCCTCTCGACTACCCTGCACACCTGCGAAGAGATAGAGCTGGCAGCGAGAACCGAAAGCCGCCACGATGCGAGCCTGTGAGCGAAGAGTCCCGCCCTTCTGCGGATCGTGAAGAAGGGGGTTGGGCTGTCGCCACGGTCAGGGGATCCGAGGCACCGGTTACACCTCCCGCCGGACCGTTGCGGATCTGCCGCCGTCGAGGGATTGATACCGAGCGATGGGTCCCTACCGGTGGTGCATATCGCAGAACCATTTCCGCATGCATGGTATTCCGCAACCCTTTTTCATCGCAGTGCTGAGTATCTATCATGCGGCCGATAGAGGGGTATACCGAGTACAGGCGCCGGGAATACTGCAACGATGTCAGGTGTCCGATTCAGCTGCTGCTGAATCGGGAAGTCGAGAAGTCCCCCGGATACGAAGAGATCCGGGCGATCTGTGCGTCCCACTGTATCCATTCTACCCACGAATTCCACCGCTGGCTGACAGAGAAGGGATACCGGATCGTCCGACCGGCGCAGGAATAAACCCAGGTTTTTATTGGTATCGCCGTGCATAATATTCCTCGTGAAGTGTCCCTATGGTATATCTCGACGTTGGAATTCAGAGCCGGATGAACCGGATCATCGACCCGAAAGACAACCGGGTGGTCATGCTCGCGATCGACCACCCCTACTTCCAGGGGCCGACGACGGGCCTGCGCAATATGAGTAAAACGATAAAGACCCTGCTGCCCTACTGCGACTGCCTGATGACGACGCGAGGAGCGGTGCGGAGCAATATCGCGCCCGAAGATCTCGGATCGAAACCCATCATGCTGCGGGTCTCGGGGGGTAACAGCGTTCTATTCGAAGACTTGAGCGACGAGAAGATCACGGTCACCATCCAGGAAGCCATCCGGATGGATGCGGCCGGCGTCGCCGTCAGCGTGTACATCGGCTCGCCCCACCAGCAGCAGACGATCCTGAACCTCACGGATACGATCAACCGGGCCGAAGAGTACGGAATTCCCGTTCTGGCCGTGACCGCCGTCGGCAAAGACATGGTCCGGGACCTGCGCTACCTGGCTCTCGCATCCCGCATCTGCCAGGACGCCGGGGCCCGGATCGTCAAGACCTATTACTGCGAGGAGTTCTCCCGGCTGGTCGACGCGGTCGCTCCCACGGCGGTCGTCGTCGCCGGAGGAAAACGCACCAGCCCCCCCGACTCTCTTCAGGTGGTCTACAACGCGATCCAGGCGGGTGCCGCGGGAGTCGATTTCGGGCGGAACATCTTCCAGGACGATAACCCGATCGGCATGATCCAGGCGATCCGCTCCATCGTCCACGAGGATCATACGGTCAGGGAAGCCCTGGACATCTACAATGCCTCTCTGCCCGGGGCATCCCGGCTCGAGTGATCTCTCATACCTTGTATGCACTCCCCACGGTGAACAGGATGCGAGCAGCCGTCTACTACGCGAACAGCGACATCCGCGTCGAGGACGTCGACGATCTCTCCGTCGGGCCGGGAGAGATCAGAGTCAAGGTCATGGCATGCGGCGTCTGCGGCTCGGATGTCATGGAGTGGTACCGGATCCGGCGTGCCGGCAGACCGGGGGGCATCGGGGCGTTCGGGCACGAATGCACGGGAACCATCGCAGAAGTCGGCTCCGGCGCGGATCCGAAGTGGAGCGTGGGAGACCGGGTCGTGGTCACCCATCACGTCCCCTGCAATACCTGCAATGCCTGCATCCGCGGGCACACGACGGCCTGCGACACGCTGCAGAGAACGAAATTCAAGAATGCATACGGGGCGTTTGCAGAATACGTCGTCCTGCCCGCGATCAACGTGGACCGGGGCATCCTGCGCCTTCCCGACACGGTCTCTTTCGATGCGGGGACCTTCGTCGAACCCCTCGGCAGCGTTCTGCGCGGGCAGCACTGGGCCCCGACCTCGGACGGCCGATCCGTCCTGATCATCGGCGCCGGTATCACCGGCCTGCTGCACGTCCAGGCGGCCCGCTCGAACGGTGCGGGGTTCATCGCGGTCTCCGACGTCGATCCCGATCGGCTGGAGCTCGCCCGAAAGTTCGGCGCCGATGCGGCCATCTCCGCCACGGAGGACGTTCCCGGGACGTTCAAAGAGTTGAACGGCGGGCCGGGCGCAGACACCGTCATCATGACGGCACCGGTCCCCGTCTGCGTGCAGCAGTCCCTCGACGCGGTCGGGGCGGGGGGCACGATCCTCTTCTTCGCCCCCACCCCTCCCGAACACCAGTCCGGGATCAACCTCTGGAACCTGTGGCAGAGAGAGGTCACGATCACTCATTCCTATGCTGCCGATCTCCACAATCTCTGTACGGCCCTGAAGTGGATCCAGTACAGCAGAGTCAACGTGGCCGATATGATCACCCATGTCCTCCCCCTGCAGAAGACGGTCGAAGGGTTTCTCCTGACGGCCCGACCGCGGGACGGCAGTCTGAAAGCGATCATCCACCCCCAGGAATAACTAATTTTTCCGACGTTGTAATGTGTGTCAGGATGGGCTCGTCGGGATTCGAACCCGAGACTTCGCCGTGTTTATCTGTCCCTTCAGGAAGAGCTCCTATCCCCCTTCAAGGAGAACATGCATTTCGACCGGATTCCGAACCAGAACCTCTCGATGAAAAATTCATCGCCAGAACTGAAT
Protein-coding sequences here:
- a CDS encoding type II toxin-antitoxin system HicB family antitoxin, whose amino-acid sequence is MLEYTVLIHPAEEGGYWADVPALPRCFSQGDTIDETMRNIKEAIEAHILALHEEDEKTPPEEELIIGRVRVEAAEV
- the lsrF gene encoding 3-hydroxy-5-phosphonooxypentane-2,4-dione thiolase; translated protein: MVYLDVGIQSRMNRIIDPKDNRVVMLAIDHPYFQGPTTGLRNMSKTIKTLLPYCDCLMTTRGAVRSNIAPEDLGSKPIMLRVSGGNSVLFEDLSDEKITVTIQEAIRMDAAGVAVSVYIGSPHQQQTILNLTDTINRAEEYGIPVLAVTAVGKDMVRDLRYLALASRICQDAGARIVKTYYCEEFSRLVDAVAPTAVVVAGGKRTSPPDSLQVVYNAIQAGAAGVDFGRNIFQDDNPIGMIQAIRSIVHEDHTVREALDIYNASLPGASRLE
- a CDS encoding alcohol dehydrogenase catalytic domain-containing protein — its product is MRAAVYYANSDIRVEDVDDLSVGPGEIRVKVMACGVCGSDVMEWYRIRRAGRPGGIGAFGHECTGTIAEVGSGADPKWSVGDRVVVTHHVPCNTCNACIRGHTTACDTLQRTKFKNAYGAFAEYVVLPAINVDRGILRLPDTVSFDAGTFVEPLGSVLRGQHWAPTSDGRSVLIIGAGITGLLHVQAARSNGAGFIAVSDVDPDRLELARKFGADAAISATEDVPGTFKELNGGPGADTVIMTAPVPVCVQQSLDAVGAGGTILFFAPTPPEHQSGINLWNLWQREVTITHSYAADLHNLCTALKWIQYSRVNVADMITHVLPLQKTVEGFLLTARPRDGSLKAIIHPQE